GTGGCTCACTAGGGTCGCTGCTAGTTACGGGGTCGCAGCTGTGCGTCGTCATGGGTGCCACAGAGTGGGCCCGAGTCTCTGGTCTGGTTGCTTCTGTCGCACTGAGAGCGAAGGCTGGGTCAATGTGCGGCAAGCGGAGTGGTGAGAATGAGAACGAACCGAAGGTTAAACGGCCTTGCTGTCGGCCCCCTGGCTCTAAAACCAGGCTGTGGTGGAGGCTTAGGCCGCCAGGGCGGAGCGGAGGCGGTGAACATCTTGCTCCCCGGCCAAACACGTATTAAGAGGAGGCGAAGGGTCAAGGCCTCTGGAAGATGAAAATTCTCGAGAAGCTGTAAGAAGGCGTGAGTAACACCGACGTGGGGCCGTGCACACCCTTACGCAAAACGAGAAGGCCGTCGGGGCCAGCATGGAGAGTTTTTCGCGCGTCTGCTCCTAGGTGCTGTGCATTCCCAAGGATGTAAACATCGAGAAGATGGAAACTTCAGTTAATCTTTTGGGTCTAGgattgggggcggggtggggggcagcgaTCGCTGAAGGCTGTCTGCAGCCAGGCCAAACAGGTTTACTTGCAGCTGGTGGAAACCACTGGCAAGGACAACCCAGATGAGTTTTCATGCGACCCAGGGGTGGTTTGAGTTTAGACATTACTATAGACTGCGAAATTCGAGTTTGATGGAAGATCCGTTAAATACCCAGTCACCACCCACGTATTCCAAGCAACTCTAGAAACTGATCAGAGCTAGAGGCTTTAACCTCAGTAGGTCTTCACATCAAGGAAATGAGCCTGCTTTGGAAGTGCTTGCCTTTGTGTACTTTTGGGGGAAAAGACAGAAATCCGGGAAACTTAGAGGACGCTAAGGACAGGATTTCCCTTACATTTCGTGTCAGTGCCGCAGGTGACAAAATGATAAACCCGTTGCTGCTTTATGAAGACCCCAAATTCCACTTGTTTTGTGAAAAAAGATatgctttcttgtttttctggCGATCACTAATCTTATCGTTAACAGCTACCCTCATTTTGGATTGGCTCCAtaattgttttattctttgagCTTGGAATTGTTTAACTCCCCCAGATCTTGCCTTCAGAGTATGCTAATAGTGTTCCCAATCACCCAGACTCATTATTCCTTGCTCATCCCAACGTTGTTACTATGTTTCTCTGTCTGGAACACTAGCTATCTTTAGCCTTTGGATCAGAGTGTAATGGAAGCATTCATGGGGTACACCAAGCATATGTTTGACCATTTTGCCCATGgtattggaaaaaaaacaaaaaacctttgcTCACTTTAAAAGAAACATGGCAACAATTCAACATTGCTGTTGCTTTGGTAATAATAAAAGAGGTGATGGATGATAAACCAGATGCTCTTGATAAAGCTTGGTGGAAGCTTTGCTATGATGTTATGAATGATTATGCATGTTTCCCTGGAGCTAaagaagaagctgaaaaaaaaatcatggtctgCAAATTGGATGGGCTTTAAATTCATCAATATGAAACTTAAGTTTCAAACTTTGGCAGTAACAGAGAGTCTGTATCTTGAGATGATAGATACACGTCTGTACCTTGAGAGGAAGAAGGCAAATCTTTGGAACCAGAGAAAGATGAACCTAAGGAAACAATGCTGTCCTACACCAGGCGTCAGACCTCATCCGTGCTGCGATTGATGTGGATTCTTTCCTGGATCGAGGTTTGGCCTTTAAAAAAGAGGCTTCAATAAATTGTATACCTATAGAAGAGGTGCAGAAGAACTTTCAAAATAAAGTAGAGGagctgaagaaagagaaggaagatacAGACAGTATTGCGGATGAAAGAGACGGGTACAGAATCTGACTCTGAAGAGTCTGAGTTCACCTCTGAATCCAgtaaggaggaggaaagaaagagagaaggcaagATGCCTCCAGAAGAGCCTGTGATCTCAGGCAGGGGGCACTGAGGCTCTTATTAGATCTGAACTCTTACTAGACCTTCTGCCAAGGTCATAAATGCAGAATTGGACGTTTGGAATCTGACCTTGGAATTGACTCTGAAGAGAGTAGAGGTGCCTGAGTTGCAGAAAGAAGAGAATCCAGAGGTGGTTTCTTCCAGATAGCAGTTCATCCCTTGCCATCCTTTGCCCCAGCATCACCTTCATCATGACCATCCTTGTCATCACCAGCCACACATCCGTATCatttagtcattcaacaaatatttattgaacatattCTGTGCAGGAACCTGTGCTAAATTCTGGGACATCATCTCAGGATCTAAGGTAAAATGGTGATTAACAGTGACCTTTCCTATTAATATAACGGATTTAAGAGATCACAATCTTGATTTTAGTGGACTTTGAATATAAAGGGTTTTTTAAGGACCACTCAGCCTCATTTTTTCTAACCCTGTTTCTTTCATACATGCTAAGTTCTTCAATCACAACTGGAGATTTTCTGAGTTAACCTTGTTTGGTAGTGGCATGAGACGGCTCTTGAAATGCTGACGTGgtcttatattttataaaacactcTTACATTTATCTTCTGTTAATCTTCACTTTAGATCTATGAAAGAGGTATTAGCTCTTTCTTTACCAAAAAAAGCccccaaagctcagagaggttaagaaatttgCCTGAGTCTACACAGCCATCATAAATGATAGAACTAGGGCTACAGCTGGCTTTGTCAGGCACTTTGCTAGAAAGTGTTATCAGGCCTTTTAAGAATAATAGTCCCAAGGAATAAGGCAGACAGGTAAACAGGTAGTTAAACACAAGCTGTGAACTGGCAGCGTGCCCGCCAGTTTGGGAACCAGGTAGGTTTTGTTTTGTCTGCCCAGTTTAAAACAATTCCTAATTGGTTTTCAGcattcccctccccacctgctTTGTTTAAGGTACTATTTACGTAGAATACAATTTACCaatttaagtgtacaatttgttgaattttttaatgtttgtgtaaTCACCACTACAGTCTAGACAAAAAGTAGCTTTCCTTGGCTTAAAATTTACTTAGGGTCTTACCAGCAGTgtggtcatttaaaaattaagaaatttcacACTAAGAAGCTGGATTAAAAAATTGGAAACCCTGACAACAGTGGACTCTGCATCCCCAAAGGGTAACAGTCATTAGCTTGCTGCTTTTGAGTTTGTTTTAGCAGCTGACGTTAAATGCTGCCTCAAAAGTGTGGACAGAGTGCCTTAGGGGAAATGGGATCTTGGGATTAACCTTGGTAAAGGCTGCACAGACCAGCTGGCCTTGAAAGATGGGTGGTTTTACAGGGAGAGAGGTCAGCAGTGGAAGTGTTTGTTTTAAACCAGGGAGGATTAAAATGCTGTTGGGGGACATGAAGTCAGCCACGTATGGGCTTCATttatttgggtttgtttttattttttatttttttggtgggatgGGCCTCAGTGGAAGAgttttgtgtatttgtgtttgtGGGCTGTGGTTTCTGAAAGTTTTATATATCTAAGAAGCTTTAATCTGTACACCTCAGGGGATTTTATGGTTTTTGGTATATGTGAGAATGGGGAgggaaaattagtatttttatttttgcagggGTTGGAGGTTTGCACAGGCTGTTTGGGTTATATGTTTCTAGAGAGTTGCCCAGTGAAAAATGAGTCCctctttccccaccccctccaccctctccttccggCCAGCCTGGCTGGGACCTGGCCGGGCAGTGGCAGGCAGCAGGTGGTAAGAGGAGAGGGGCTCAGGCCCTTGGAGCCCATCCATCCGCCAGCGACTTTCCCTCAGGCTGCAGTTCCCATAGCCTGTGCTGGCTCAGTCACCAGCGACGCCATGGACAGGCTGGGCTCACGGTGccctctgccaggctccactCGGCCCTCTATCTTTATATGCTTCTTGGTGAGTGTTCCACAGTACAATGCTGTGAATCCTCTCGCCTCTAAACCTCCAGCCTGGGGACTGAGGGAAGAAGGGGCGTTTGTGCTGTATACTCCTGGGATTTTGAGCTGGGGGCAGGCGGGTAGTGGGTGGATGGTGAAATCCCTGGGGGCACCACCCAGTGTCCTGGAGATTGTGGTGTGATTCTGAAGCTTACCAGCACCCCTTTCTGCCCTGCCTTTGAGGAGGAGTGACTGGGCTGTTTCACTGCCCAGGAGGGTGGGATGGTGAGGGGTGTTTGCTGGTGCATTCTCATCTAAGGGTCCCATGctagtttcttttcctcttcccgGTGCAGTTACCGCCTCATTTTTCTGGGGGCTTTGCTGTCTCATCTCTGAAGTATCTTAACATGTAAAGGTTGGCAGTGGCTGCAGAGTGCCtgttggtggtgctggtggtagcTGCCCTTTGGGGCAGGGCCGGGTGGTGGAAAGGAGAACTGTCGAAGCCCAGGGGTCTAGCCCAGCTCCACTGCTCACCTTTCTGGTGATTTCTTCCCCTCTCTGGCCCTTAATTAACTGGCACACATCAGTGATGCTTAATATTTTGGGGACTATAGAttttcttggggtggggggggttgtGTGTGAAAATTCTGGATTTGCACCCAAGGAAAGTGTATAGATAAACACAATGTTAATTTCAGAGTATTTACAAATTCCTTAAAACTAGGTATGTTATAAATTTAGAAACACTAGGTGGTTTCTGAGGCCCCTTCTGCCTTAACACAGATTGTAAAGTCAACCATGCATTCTTAAGGACTTCCCcaacggtccagtggttaggactccaccttccagtgcaggggagttgggtgtgatccctggttggggagctaaggtcCCAAATGCCTCGGGGTGTGACcgtaaaactaaaacaaaaccatAACCTCTTAAAGGTTAGGCAGATACtccagtaccaaaaaaaaaaaaaaaaaaggaaaaaggcagaaTGAAGTAATTGAAaggatacataaaatattttgaaacagtGTAAACTTAGAAAAGATgtaaagatataaatatgaaaatgttataAACTTACAGTAATGAGTCTGTCTCTGTTAGGAAATATGTTGATATCTGTATTTTGCATTCATGTAATATCACTTTCTAATGTACTGTAGTCCACCTTTGATTCCAAACTGACCTTTCATATCTTCTGATTCTTTGTTGATATGGTCTGCAAACACTTCTCAAGTCCATACGTCTTATCAGGGCTTGTAAAGTGCTGAGGATACAGAAATGAATGAGCTCACATCCAATGAGGGAGACGTATGTAAACCACTATTATTTCAGTGTGATCGATGGTACAGTAGAAGGATGTTCAGCAGCAATCCTGGCCTCTACCAATGGCATTTCCTCCCCAGTCATGACATCAAAATTGTCCCTAGATGTGACCAGATGTCCCCTGGGGCAGGGGCAAGATTGCCTCAAGCTGAGAGCCACTAGATTAAGTGAAGCTGAAATAAGCCCGCTGTGTCACTTCCTAGTGATGCTCCTTGCAGTTCAGAGAGCCCAGAATGGGAGGCAGGAGTTTAGATTTAAGTCTTGGTTCAGTCACAGAACTGCCTCAGTTACCTTATCTGTTAAATGAAGGCTTGTCTTAGGTAATACCCAAGTGCCCAGACTACCTCTGAGTGTCTCACTGTGAGTTCACACAAGAGTTTCAATACATTTTAGGTGAGTTTGTATTTAATCTTGTGAGCTCTGTGTTCCACTGATACCTGCTGGCTGAAATGCCCTAGATCTCCCCTAGGAATGGCTTTTTTGGTTGGGGGACAGACCATTGCTCCTTTTGTTTAGAGTCCGTGCTGAAAGCCACCTTAGAGTCATGTATCTGACCCCTTAGAGTGTTCTAGTATGTCCGATTCTCTGCCAAAAGCTCTGTGGATCACCAAAAGCCCTACTTACTTCACAAGACTGTTTAGTCTCCATCTCAGCATCTTGCTGGTGTGCGAATTCACCAGTCTACAGGTTATTTCTTGAGAAGCTTCTGTGTGCCGTGAACTGTCCTGGGGACACAGTGATGAGCAAAGTGTGGTTCCTTTCTTTATTGGATTAGTGGGCAAAAACTGTTTTTCCTATCTTGTTTAAGCCCATGGCAACTCGGAGGTAGGCGGCACAAATGTTGTAATCTCCAATTTCTAGGTAACCATTATAGAAGAGAGAGGAAGTAACTGGTTGAGTTGCAGAGAGCTGTACTAACACTAGGTTTTAAATCCTGCTGTTTAGtgcctttgtttttttatatCCTGTATAATCTGAGTTGTCACTAACAACTTCCTTGAAAACCCTGGTTGTTTTTTCTTGTGTGGTCACTGGTTCAGTTCAGAGGACTAGCATGTTGGACTGGAGGTGTTGGGGGAGGTCATGGGAGGGAATGAGAAGCCCACCCCAGACTGAAGCTAAAGACATAAAAACGCTACTCAGGCCCTGCCAAGAAGtaggaggcaggcagggccagGCGATAACGTAGGAGTGGGAGGACAGAGGTTTGTTTGGGGGAGACATGAGCCTGGGCTGGCAGGCGGGAGAAGCGTGTTCTTGTCCAGTCTTGCCTGATTCACGGTGGGGCTCCTTGCAAGTTGCCTCCATCTCTATTAATGACTCTTTTGTATCCCCCAAGCAAAGAACCCTGGAAGATGTCCTCcaattcttttaatttcctcttcttttagatgttttatcattaaaGTAGCAAGAAAAATTATACCTTgactgtcttttcctctcctgttaTCACTGTCATTTTCTTAGCTCAGGATCTTAATATTTTCCTGCAACATTGTAATGGCCTTTGAATCACCTATCTCTGATCACTCCCCATCCTCCTTCACATTACTCTACTCAGCCTGATCATGTTATtactcttctatttaaaaaaccTCCAAAAGCACCCCATCACTTGAGTACAAACCCCACATTGCTTAGCCTGACCCTTTATAATTCTAGCCAGGCTCATTTTCCTCCCAGCTTCATGCCCACTGACTAAGACCCATGCAGTCTAGATAATTCGTCTGTCCCCAAATACCTCTTGAGTTTGTACATTAttaaccacatcttctttttcagtCCTACCTATTATTTCAGCTCCAAGTTGGATGGTCCCTTCTCTTCAaagcctctcctgcccccaacagGTGGAGCCTTCCTTTTGGACCTCCCCCGCCGCCGGTTGTCTGTCAGAGTAGCACAGGCGCCACTGCCTTAGAATTAGGCTTCCTTTTCCACTGGACTCCCCACAGCACCTGGCATGTACACAATTGAATGGCGGTGAAATTAACTCCCTAACAGTCACATCAGCAGATAGAGGAGTTTATTGCCAGCCATAATCTCCACAGGATGACAGCAGCCCCGTGGACGCCAGTTGCTATGACCTGTAGTAGCAGTGTTTTGCAGTGGGAATGGATTTCAAGTTATCCAGGCTCCACTCCTATTCTTGGCTTCACCAATTAAAAGCTGTGtgattagtgtgtgtgtgtggccatgctgcatggctgtTTTGGTCtcacagggtcttagttccccaaccagggatcgaacctgggccctggaAGTGAAAGCGCAGAATCctgaccactggatcaccaggggattcccaaagctgtgtgactttgagcaagtgtCTTGATtgttaagcctttttttttttttaaaccatttgcaAAATGCGGAGGAAAACAATCTAGGCATGAAAACATTAAGCACTAAAGCTCAATGCAGATCCTAGGAATTATTTTGTGGGTGGGAAGTGGGGATAAAAGCATGTTGCCCAGCGCTGGTTCCAGTCTGCTCGAGCTTGCCGGTGGTGAGCTGGTCACACCTCTGCTGATCTGTGCTTTTCTTTTCCCGCTGTGCAGATCCTGACAGCCTCTCTCCTGACATACTCCGTGCTCAGGACCCTCAGCCTGCAGCTCCTCTCCGTTGTCACTGGCAGCTATGTGTCCGGCACGTACTCCATTGTTTTTGTCAACTGTCCCAACGAGCAGATCGCCAGAGATATTGCCAGGTATGGGGAGGGGGCTCAGGTACTGCCCCAGGGGGCTCAGGAGGCTCCAGAGGGGCCACTTCGGGACTCTGCTTTTGCTTTTGACAACCCCATCTGTCCAGTGCTGAGCTGCACAGCTGTCTAACTGGGGCGATTGGAGAGGCATGCGTGAATGGCACTTGGATGGATCCTGCTTCTGGGCCTGAAAATGTTGAGTGGTGCCTGGGGGCAGATAAGGGACCTGAGATCCAGAGCGCAAGGCGCCTTGCTCAGATGGAAGCCTGCAGGTTGGGCATTTAACAGTTCTAATTCCTGACCCAGCTCTCTTTATTTTTGGAGATAGTTTTTGCTCAGTCCCAGAGATGTGGACcgagacaggaggaggaggagaccaaTTCCAGGTGTTTGGCGAATAACTGAAAGCAGTGGTGGAGAGAGCACGGCAACAGAGTTGAAATCTTGGCTCCGTCTCTTGCTGACCGTGTGACCTCGGGCAGGTTGCTCCTCTTCTCTAAACCTGAGTTTTTGAATTATCCTTCTTGAGAGGATTAAATATGATATCTGTTCAGTCCTTACTCCAGGAACTCAAATATAACAGATGCTCAGTAAGGGTTGTATCTGatttccaccccctccccctcactcctcttgttttttggctgcactgtgcagcctGCGGCATATTGGTTCCCGGAATGGGGGTTGAGCCCAGAGGCACGGCAGTGAGAGTCGAGTCCTGGCCGCTGAGCTGCTGGGGAAGTTGCCCCTCCTTTATAGCTGCA
This portion of the Bubalus bubalis isolate 160015118507 breed Murrah chromosome 3, NDDB_SH_1, whole genome shotgun sequence genome encodes:
- the LOC102398353 gene encoding uncharacterized protein LOC102398353 isoform X3 — protein: MVFGICENGEGKLVFLFLQGLEVCTGCLGYMFLESCPVKNESLFPHPLHPLLPASLAGTWPGSGRQQVVRGEGLRPLEPIHPPATFPQAAVPIACAGSVTSDAMDRLGSRCPLPGSTRPSIFICFLILTASLLTYSVLRTLSLQLLSVVTGSYVSGTYSIVFVNCPNEQIARDIARAILDKKLAASVNILPKASSLYYWNGEIEEATEILLLIKTKTSKIHMLSSYIS
- the LOC102398353 gene encoding uncharacterized protein LOC102398353 isoform X2, coding for MVFGICENGEGKLVFLFLQGLEVCTGCLGYMFLESCPVKNESLFPHPLHPLLPASLAGTWPGSGRQQVVRGEGLRPLEPIHPPATFPQAAVPIACAGSVTSDAMDRLGSRCPLPGSTRPSIFICFLILTASLLTYSVLRTLSLQLLSVVTGSYVSGTYSIVFVNCPNEQIARDIARYYWNGEIEEATEILLLIKTKTSKIHMLSSYIRLVHPFEIPELFSLPMDQGDVRYLKWLEEGMEEE
- the LOC102398353 gene encoding protein CutA homolog isoform X1, which gives rise to MVFGICENGEGKLVFLFLQGLEVCTGCLGYMFLESCPVKNESLFPHPLHPLLPASLAGTWPGSGRQQVVRGEGLRPLEPIHPPATFPQAAVPIACAGSVTSDAMDRLGSRCPLPGSTRPSIFICFLILTASLLTYSVLRTLSLQLLSVVTGSYVSGTYSIVFVNCPNEQIARDIARAILDKKLAASVNILPKASSLYYWNGEIEEATEILLLIKTKTSKIHMLSSYIRLVHPFEIPELFSLPMDQGDVRYLKWLEEGMEEE